The window tctggaatgcccttcccctcaaaacccgactagcaccctctctatccacctttaagacccaccttaagacacacttgcttaaagaagcatatgagtagcaccgtggatattactagacacatgatacttaaagcttggcccccttcaAAAGCACTtgccaaaatgccctcctattgtctctgtacgttcctcctacataccaattagattgtaagctcctcggagcagggactcctcttcctaaatgttacgttcatgtctgaagcacttattcccatgacccgttatctgtatttgttatttatatgattgtcacgtgtattactactgtgaagcgctatgtacattattggcactatataaataaagacatacaatacaattagttatactgtatacagacatTGTATAACTATTTTCTGAAAACTTTGCAAAATATTCTCTGTGATCACATTCCCTATTTAAGAAgttagtgtttttttattttatcattacTACACCTGCGTTTACCCACAAGGATACAAGGATATTCAAATGATACAACATATTTGAGAGCTCCACTGTTACTTATTATACTCTCTGACACTTATGTCATTTTTAACTGCACAGCCAGAGAAGATTGACCTATTTTTCTGTGATTGTGGGGCAGTTACAGTAAATgaagataaaatatattaattacacTCCCTCTATCAATCTTTGAAACCACATTCAGATGGCTGTTGAGCTGTTTCAAAAGAACCAATTCTCATTGGTGTATCAGAAATACATGGTCCCAATCTCCTCAGAAGTTGTAGACCTGATTTTATCATACATGGAAGAGAAGGTATGTTCAGATTTTGACTGTGTGATATTCTATGCGTTGTCCTtaaatgtgtgtgtttcccatatatCACATTATAAAATGCACTCAAGAGAGGCAGGGGGAAGGACGGCGGTATGGATGGGCCTAAGTGGGGATGGGTACTGGAGGGTTGAAGGTGGTATGGGTCTAAGAGGGGGGAGGTATGGGTCTGTAAGGGGGAAGGAGCGAAGAAGATATGGGCCTGGGGACAACGTTTAAAGTTTGAGCCTGGGGTAAGGAgaggaggaggtatgggggaGAGGAGGTTGTATGGgctaggggggggaggaggtatggGCTGGGGGTGAGGAGGTACAGGCCTGGGGGGGAAGGTCGGCTCGTGGAGGAGTGTTGGCCGGTGAAAGGGAGGCCCTTACAGGCCCCACAGGGCAGACTCTACACATTAGGATCGCCGGCATGGGGGCCAAAGTCACCACTGTGTATCCAGCAGCCTCAGGACATTGCACTGCTCCAGTCTGCAGGAGAGGAAAAGCAATATATAATTCTTAACTTAAAGGTAGGGTGTGTGGAACCTACAGCTCCACCCACAACATTGCTGCAGATTGAGTAgtgtaagcagcagcagcagcagcagcagcatcccaATGATCAAGGTCAATCACAAAGATTCAATCGCGCCAACACATTCACCAAACCTAAATGAGGAAGTCGACTTGCGTGCAAGAGTACATAGTTGGCTATCTAGCTAAATGTCTGAGCTCATAAAGCTGCAACCAAACAAACTAACCTCCTACGGCTTGCAAAGGGAAAAGAGTAGACTTTAATAGCAATATAATTCTAACTGCTTCAAAATTGCTACTATTTTACAGCAGCTCACAAAGCAACAAGCCAACAATTCAGATCAGCTATGTGCAATAATCCAACAGGCCCCAAATGTCCTCGAGTGCTGCAACATGTGCCCAAGTAAGACCTGCCCAGCACATGTTGGTTCTCAAACCCGGGGATGAAGACACACTAAGGGGACAAAGTGATACAGTAGAAGAACTGGTTCCTTCATAAAGAGGGAACATAGATCATTTGTTAATTTATTAAGACATTCTAAATATATATGTGCAGGTAGGGTGCTCCCATTCAAAATCTGGCTATGGTGCTGGAAAGAATATGGGATAACAAAGCATCTATAGTCACCCCTGTACTGAAAATCAACTTTATTACATCAACATTTCTGTTCCCGATACATTGGTTTAATAAACTTAATATGCTGCACAGGAGTACCTATACATGCATtgttatctactgtatatacagtatatagcaaaaaatattttacaattCTCACAAGTTCACAATATAACACATTTGAAATAAGTGCTAATTACAAATGAACTAAAAATACGATAAGAGGTTTAAAGCTGTGCATCTGCAGAAAAATACAAAATCATAAAAAGAAATAGTCTTGAAAATGGTGAGAAGGAgatagagggagacagacagagaaagagaaaaagagaagcaaaggagacacagcgagagagacagagagagagacacacacagaaggagatAGCACTTTCTCAACGGCAGGGGAGTAATGCAAAAGCCTTAGGATGAGTATATAGTGCGGGCACATTTTTAATGGTTTGTTGGTGTATAGGTTAAAGTTGTAACACATGCTAGAGAAATGAGttcttgtgattttttttataggaCTGTAATGAGCATTCTAAAATTTGTGCTAATATTTTCCGCTATTTGAATAAGCAAATGGCTACATGTAGCtcatataaacacatatacatatttaaTTTTGTGGTAGTTgctgttttttcttgtatagcgctgctagttttatttagcgctttacagaaacatttttgcagacacaggtacctgccccgtggagcttacaatctatgttttttgtgcctgaggcacagggagataaagtgacttgcccaaggtcacaaggagccgaccctgggtattgaaccaggttccctgctTAAATCTCAGTGCCAAAATCAGTGTTTTAACTCACTGAGCCGCTAATATTAATAGTAGTAATAATAGTAATACtgtaatagtaatagtaataacTAATTTGAATGCTCATGTTAGACTTACCTCACAATATTACATTGGTAAAACAAAACATGTATTCCCAGGTTATTTTAATGCAATAATCTACTAATTAaggtaataataaataaatcttattaACTCAAATTTCATGCAGTGTTGAAGCTTATTGAATATTGCCCATACTCTTTAAATCTTGTGTCTGCTGTCTCCTCTCCAGAAATGTAAATCCTTCAAGTTGGCATTGGATGTTGGTTGTGGGACTGGGAGATACACTCGGTCCCTAGCTCCTCTTTTCCAGAAGGTGCTGGCAACAGACATCAGTGAATCTCAGATAAACGAGGCCAAAATATCTACTTCAGAGAAGAATGTGTTTTACCAGTGAGTCTTATACGACCATTTAAAACAGCTGTGTCTGTGAACCTCAATGCACTAATCATAACTCAAACAGAATGGGATGTTCGGTCGGGGCCAAACCACAGTGGGTGCTCTGCTACAGAACAACTGACCGCCAGGACACCTCGCCACATGACTTGTCGCCCGTTGCTTTAATCCCGATCCCCACTCTGATACCCGCTTCGATGCGGCTGCTGCTCACATCCCCGCTCAGTTGTCCTGCACAGCCGCCGCTCCAACTTTAAATGTCCGGCGCGCAGCGGCTGCGCAGGACATCTGAGCAGGGATCGGAGTGGACATCTGAGCAGGGATCGGAGTGGGCATCTGAGCAGGGATCGGAGTGGGCATTTGAGCAGGGATCAGAGTGGACATCTGAGCAGGGATCGGAGTGGACATCTGAGTAGGGATCGGAGTGGACATCTGAGCAGGGATTGGAGTGGACATCTGAGCAGGGATCGGAGTGGGCATCTGATGAGGGATCAGAGTGGACATCTGAGCAGGGATCGGAGTGGACATCTGAGCAGGGATCGGAGTGGACATCTGAGCAAGGATTGGAGCAGACATCTGAGATGGTACGGGACATCTGAGTGGCAGCCGCATCAGAGCGGAGATTGGGATCGTAGCGGCGACATGTGAAGTGGCGATGTGTCCTGGTGGTGAGTTGTTGTGGCGGTGGAGCCCCAGCAGTGGTTTGGTCATGACCAAACAACCTAGACCGTGACACAAATAACAAGGCCTTACTCACAGTTCCATTATTTACTTTACTGGTTTGTAAACTTAAATCGGTAAACAATTGTTTGCAGCTTTGAGAGCCCTCCTCCCTGGTTTTAAGCTCACTCATCTCAATTTTAAATGCCAGGTGTTGTTATGCatctgtgaatgaccagtctattaagacagtTCTCCCTCCATTGGAGAGGTTAGGAGAGCTTGTGCAGGTaatgttaggacttgcaaaagaggggataccgttgcgtggtttgcaagcttataatactttggccaaagaatttaactcaatgaccctcacttatgaaaaAGTTAATGTTaaaaagtatttaactatataatttgtcatattggatgtagcacaggggctttttgttttttcttactTTACTGGTTGCCCCTCTCTTCTATCTATAGGTTGGCCCCAGCTGAGCAGCTACCACTGGAAGATGCCTCCGTGGACCTTGTGAATGCAGGTCTTGCTGCTCACTGGTTCACTATAGATAAGTTTCTGCAGGAAGCAGTTCGGGTTCTGAAGCCCAATGGCTGCCTGGCTGTGCATGCTTTCTACCCAGCCGGCAATATAGAATACGAAGAATTCTCAGAGACACTGACAGCGCTCGTTAAGGAGGTATGAGGTGCTTCTAATGATCATGGGCTcctgcttctgcagggggcctcACTTCTTGTAATACAGTACCTTCTAATGAATCAAAATTAATCTCGTCAACGCTGTATTTCATACATGAGCTTGTAAATCTCTCTGGTCTCTTCAGGTATTTTGACACTTTAAATTAAGGTTGGAAACTGACCGGGCCTTGAACCCTAAAAgtgcttcaatagaaagcctgtgtTGGTCTGATGAGAAcaacagggagctggttaattgtggCTGcagacaattaaccagctccacctggctcatcagacaggtagaaaagcctcctgcttgaactgcaggggaTGGCTCTAGCACATGGAAGGTATTTGCTAACAGAGAGGGATTCCAGGGAAGTAGCACATCTATTCCAGAACACAGTGGTCACTGGAACTCTCTAGAGTGTGTCCACCACGGGCACCAACCCGGACCCGCACTGAGGGAAAGAGGCCCTgataacaggtacctctttgtctttgggtcagaggctggtaagaggcctagcctccctGCCCTGCAGATGGGGACTGGGAGAGTGGGTTAGCCCTCACAAAtggataggctgtttgtttatttgtatgctgccttaaagctgtattgtttgaagatatgagctaaataaaagccaatgtttatttcccAAATATATGTCTCCCCTGTCATACCTCTGCACTAGTCTCCTACAGaaacattaattaaaataaagtgCCTACAATTCTTCTTCAGGCCAATTGAATCATAATGTA is drawn from Ascaphus truei isolate aAscTru1 chromosome 7, aAscTru1.hap1, whole genome shotgun sequence and contains these coding sequences:
- the LOC142498791 gene encoding putative methyltransferase DDB_G0268948, producing the protein MAVELFQKNQFSLVYQKYMVPISSEVVDLILSYMEEKKCKSFKLALDVGCGTGRYTRSLAPLFQKVLATDISESQINEAKISTSEKNVFYQLAPAEQLPLEDASVDLVNAGLAAHWFTIDKFLQEAVRVLKPNGCLAVHAFYPAGNIEYEEFSETLTALVKEVWDILFKYVDKTTEHMLCQYKGIFKAVPLTDKQRVTDIPVTFPMTLGNLMGFIQSVYMYQAFLEQDSDGAKEFLIKTEHKFRDILGEAADLAVFKMHMKHYCVLACKS